CTGTAGCCGGGTCCAGATCGTTAACGTACAACCTGATAGCGTTCAGGACCAAGGTTTGCTTGGCAGCCGGTAAATCACCCACGCGAAGGCCCTGCTTGGTCACGGGAAACTGTCCGTCCCGATCCGGACCGAGCAGGACATCCCTGAACGTGGACGCTAGTTTAGCCTTCGTCTGTTCGGTGTTGGTTAGCCCCGACAGCACCATCGCAAAAGCCTGCCGCTCCTGCTCAACGGGCTGATAGGATCGGCCGTTGACGGTTATGGCGGCCATCGGTTCCACACCCCGGAATGAGGGCGTGACACCCGTTACTTTCCCGTAATTGTACGTATTGGCAAACGCATAATGGTGTCCACCAAACTGCAACTCCCAAAGCCCAGTGGTACTAGGCGTACCCAGATAAGCCAAAAAGTAATTACCCGGTGAGAAGGTATCCGTTTTGCCAGTCGTTTTTCCAAAGTATTCGTCGGCAGCTAAATTACCATCCAGTTCATCGAAGCCCTCGTTGGGAACATGCTGGGCCATCACGGCGCCCATCAAGGCTTTAGCGGCTTTGAGCTGGACAGGATTCAGTAGACCTAAGCGGATACCAACCCGCCGGGGCCGACCACCAAATTCGGGGAAATTCGACCACTTAACGGCGTCAGTCTTTGAATAAGGTAATTGTAGGGCGGCTACCTGCTCACGGTTGAGCGTAGCTTTGAACGCATCCGCCAAACAAACCACCTGGGCTAACCCTTCAACGGATGCACAGTCGGTGGGTACGGCCATCGGTAGCGGATTCGCCATCTGGACTGGCGCAGGCGTGTAAACCGGCCGTTGGATGGCCAACAGAGCCGGGAAGATAACCAATCCGATACCCGATAAAAACATTAAAGGCTTCATGGTGCTAATCTCGCTGTATGCGTTAATTAATAAAAATAATCAGGGTTCTTCGATGCGATCCGCATAGCAAAATACTATCGGTTCGGACAGCTGATGATGCGAGACAGTTGCCGCTCGAAGAAAAAAAAGTTCCGTTAGTTCCCCCCATAATCGCCGGTATGATCTCGCCAGACGGAGTGCGGGTGGGGCGTATTCCGGACAATAACACCACCCTGATACGAAAACTCGATCCAGACGCTCGGCCCGTCGATACGCACATAGTCGTTCTGCGCCGATACCGCCGTCGTACCCGAATAAGCAATGTACGTGTTGGCTAACTCCGAGGTGTATTTCGTTAGAATTGTGGCCGCCGTAGTGGCGTCCAGATCATTGACGTAGAGCTTAATGGCATTCAGCACCAGTGCTTGTTTAGCCGCACTCAGCGTACTCACAAGCAAGCCAGACTTGGTAGCGGGGAACTGTCCGTCCTTACCGGGACCCAGCACCAGATCTGTAAACGTAGCGGACAGCTTGGCGGTAGTCTGCTCGCTGCTGCTTAACCCCGTCAGCATACTGGCAAATACCTGCCGCTCCTGTTCAATGGGCTGGTAGGTACGATTATTGGCACTTACGGCAGCCGCTGGCTCGACACCCCGAAATGCCGGCGTAACTCCCGTTATTTGACCGGCGTTGAAGGTATAGGGCTGGGTGTAGTGATGTCCCGTGAACAGAATCTCCCACAGGCCCGTAGTGCTGGGCGTACCCAGGAATGACAGATAAAAGTTGCCGGCCCCATAATCCGAACCACCCCCAATAGTCGCTAAATAGTCGTCGGCGACCAGATTTCCCAGCATCTCGTCGTAGCCTTCTTCGGTCGTCGTGAGCGCCAATACCGCCACCATCAGATCCCGGAAAGCAGCCAGTTGGGTGCTGCTGAGAGAGCCCAATTTAATCCCGATCCGCGACGAGAGGGCCGCAGGCAAATTCGACCACTTTTGGGCGTTGGTTTTGCTGTAGGTCAACTGCATGGTCGACACCTGGGTACTGCTAAGGGTGGCTTTGAAGGCTTCGGCCAAACAAACCACTTTCGCGACCCCCGTTGATGAAGCACAGGTCATGTTGGTTGAAGTCGTTGTGGCCAGATCTCCCGTGATGCTCGATGATGTACCCGACGTGCCTGAGGTTCCTGGGGTTACGGTTGTGTCTCCGCTGGACTTACAACCCGCTAGCAGGGCTGCTGCAATCAGCAGCTTACTGCCCGTTCTGGTGAAGATGTTCATAAATCGACGTACGAAATAGCGTGATCAGATTAATTTGGCAATGTAGAGATACAGGGACGACGGTCGCCCTCCATCCTTGAGATGACGCTTAACAGGCGGGTTACTATCTGACGCCGTTAAAACTGATCTCAAAAATGCATCTCAAAATAGCCAGTTATCTTTACCTATCTAGTACGCTGCTAACTACACTTGTGTTGCCTGAATAGCGGATACAAACCCAACACAAGTGGATACTTTCAGAACCTAGCTGGTTGGCTTTCCCGCTCACCTGCTGCGTTTGCCCTACGGCCAGGTCAGTCGTTTGTGCAGCACCACGGCTGGCAAACGGTATTGCTGCCGACTACGCTGAGAACGGGCCGGCACACACTACAAATTTTGGTTGTAGCTGATTTCTAGACCAAAACGGAAGAAATCGTCACCATCCCGTTCTGGTACATACCCGAAAAATAAAGCCGAAGTACCCTTATTTCCGGGTCTGGGCCACTTTCTGTTGGATGGGAATGGCACTTACTTCACGCTCCCGTTCCGTCTGCTCGATGTATACCGCATTGTCGGCGGGTTCAATCTTGATGCCGAGCTGATTAGCGTACGCCTGCGTAAACTCGGCTCCGAAATACAAGATGGCCGCCGTATAG
This DNA window, taken from Spirosoma agri, encodes the following:
- a CDS encoding DUF3500 domain-containing protein, whose protein sequence is MKPLMFLSGIGLVIFPALLAIQRPVYTPAPVQMANPLPMAVPTDCASVEGLAQVVCLADAFKATLNREQVAALQLPYSKTDAVKWSNFPEFGGRPRRVGIRLGLLNPVQLKAAKALMGAVMAQHVPNEGFDELDGNLAADEYFGKTTGKTDTFSPGNYFLAYLGTPSTTGLWELQFGGHHYAFANTYNYGKVTGVTPSFRGVEPMAAITVNGRSYQPVEQERQAFAMVLSGLTNTEQTKAKLASTFRDVLLGPDRDGQFPVTKQGLRVGDLPAAKQTLVLNAIRLYVNDLDPATAATVLARYTAGLPETYLGYSGSETLSQSGDYVRLDGPGIWLEYSAQPSRDFPGTVHPHSVWRDRTSDYGGN
- a CDS encoding DUF3500 domain-containing protein — its product is MNIFTRTGSKLLIAAALLAGCKSSGDTTVTPGTSGTSGTSSSITGDLATTTSTNMTCASSTGVAKVVCLAEAFKATLSSTQVSTMQLTYSKTNAQKWSNLPAALSSRIGIKLGSLSSTQLAAFRDLMVAVLALTTTEEGYDEMLGNLVADDYLATIGGGSDYGAGNFYLSFLGTPSTTGLWEILFTGHHYTQPYTFNAGQITGVTPAFRGVEPAAAVSANNRTYQPIEQERQVFASMLTGLSSSEQTTAKLSATFTDLVLGPGKDGQFPATKSGLLVSTLSAAKQALVLNAIKLYVNDLDATTAATILTKYTSELANTYIAYSGTTAVSAQNDYVRIDGPSVWIEFSYQGGVIVRNTPHPHSVWRDHTGDYGGN